A single region of the Pseudomonas sp. GGS8 genome encodes:
- a CDS encoding murein L,D-transpeptidase catalytic domain family protein, which translates to MAPDRFGCLMTALLLTVFSLPAAYADSLEAALVKAAPDANAKVIALAVRASQCSRAQGSAPVQRLAVIDYSLPSTVQRLWVFDLKQRKLLFHELVAHGRNSGENMASQFSNQNASYATSLGLYRTQSSYVGQNGYSLRMEGLEPGFNDNAFERAIVIHGAPYVSPALARANGRIGRSLGCPAVRPAIAHQLIDSMKDGQLLFSYYPDQRWLKSSSYINCANATVADSSKPNSNR; encoded by the coding sequence ATGGCCCCAGATCGCTTCGGCTGCTTAATGACGGCCCTGTTGCTGACCGTTTTTTCATTACCGGCAGCCTACGCCGATTCGCTTGAAGCCGCCTTGGTCAAAGCGGCCCCCGATGCCAACGCCAAAGTCATTGCCTTGGCCGTTCGCGCCTCCCAATGCAGCCGAGCCCAAGGCTCGGCCCCAGTGCAGAGACTGGCAGTGATCGATTATTCCCTGCCCTCCACCGTACAACGCCTTTGGGTATTCGACCTTAAACAACGCAAATTGTTGTTCCACGAACTGGTCGCCCACGGTCGCAACAGTGGCGAGAACATGGCCAGCCAATTCTCCAATCAGAATGCCAGCTACGCCACCAGCCTGGGTTTGTACCGCACCCAGTCCAGTTATGTCGGGCAAAACGGTTATTCCCTGCGCATGGAAGGTCTGGAACCGGGTTTCAACGACAACGCTTTCGAGCGAGCGATCGTCATTCACGGCGCGCCTTACGTCAGCCCTGCCCTGGCGCGGGCCAACGGCCGAATCGGCAGAAGTCTCGGCTGCCCGGCGGTGAGACCTGCGATAGCACATCAGCTGATCGACTCGATGAAGGACGGCCAGCTGTTGTTTTCTTACTATCCGGATCAGCGTTGGTTGAAGTCTTCTTCGTATATCAATTGCGCTAATGCCACCGTGGCGGATTCGTCCAAGCCCAACAGCAACCGCTGA
- a CDS encoding arylamine N-acetyltransferase, with protein sequence MSEPQLTNLALYLQRLGFDAAPAPTLDTLRQLQLRHTGAFAFENLNTLLGQPVLIDLPSIEQKVLHDGRGGYCYELNNLFLTLLQTLGFDARGITGRVVMDQPEGAWAARTHRLSLVTLDGVRYITDVGFGGMVPTAPLILDTDAEQLTPHEPYRIEQHADGYTLRANVGGEWRAMYIFDLQRQEDIDYTLGNWYVSTHPDSSFVKQLMVARTGEGWRRTLNNGSFAIHHMGGESERRQVTGVDELIGLLENEFDIRVPQHPELGGVINQLITIRK encoded by the coding sequence ATGAGCGAACCACAACTGACAAATCTTGCGCTGTACCTGCAACGCCTGGGCTTCGACGCAGCCCCGGCACCGACCCTGGACACCCTGCGTCAACTGCAACTGCGCCACACCGGTGCCTTTGCGTTCGAAAACCTCAACACATTGTTGGGGCAACCGGTGCTCATCGACCTGCCGTCCATCGAGCAGAAAGTGTTGCACGACGGTCGCGGTGGCTATTGCTACGAACTCAACAACCTGTTCCTGACTTTGCTGCAGACGCTGGGCTTCGACGCGCGTGGCATCACCGGCCGCGTGGTGATGGACCAGCCCGAAGGCGCGTGGGCCGCACGCACTCACCGTTTGAGCCTGGTGACCCTCGACGGCGTGCGCTACATCACCGACGTCGGCTTCGGCGGCATGGTGCCCACGGCACCGCTGATCCTCGACACCGATGCCGAACAGCTCACCCCTCATGAACCCTATCGCATCGAACAGCATGCAGACGGCTACACCCTGCGCGCCAACGTTGGTGGTGAATGGCGGGCGATGTACATCTTCGATCTGCAACGTCAGGAAGACATCGATTACACCCTCGGCAACTGGTACGTCTCGACCCATCCCGATTCATCCTTCGTGAAGCAGTTGATGGTGGCGCGAACAGGGGAGGGATGGCGACGCACGCTGAACAACGGCAGTTTTGCCATTCATCACATGGGAGGCGAGAGCGAGCGGCGGCAGGTGACGGGTGTGGATGAGCTGATCGGGTTGCTGGAAAATGAGTTTGATATACGCGTACCGCAGCACCCAGAGTTGGGGGGCGTTATAAATCAATTAATTACCATTCGAAAATAA
- a CDS encoding EAL domain-containing protein, protein MDLSAVTTAAPVRHTPITRNLIFIVGLLFVVGVLIALVALFSIAGRLDAEDLAKTTFYTQRALENRITATKNYIASYANWTSAYDHLNGEVDVQWAYVEQNVGKTLFTMDHYEGVFVVDVQRTKYAVVRGLQVQGEATAYLSTSMATLIDEVQNQESLIKPVSRYTLFEGKPALLSAAAIVPNDERPAVDPKSTSVLIYVDQLNPEKLSTLSADYGLHDLSLAPDNAIAPGQPAIALAGTGYSLVPRLERPGHQLLWSLLPPLGGALLILALLTAYFFRYVLRTSGHVDASYTSLDLSNQALEASEERFRAVAEAASDWIWEIDDQHCITYLSGRFSTVTGFSDQQWLGQNIGQLLLCDTTPLSLWLNKLDEEHAVSHLRCSYRDQSGQQRVCRVSARPIQRKGAVLGYRGTASDITDEVAAHAQIQHLSLHDALTGLPNRNKLARYLEEALALKEQSAALTLLMIDLDNFKPINDSLGHPAGDAVLLEVATRLRECTRDIDLVARLGGDEFVLVLHSMDSHAEIDRFCERLLDSLHQPIHYDHHTLHISASIGVALSRRQGHIAQELIRCADIALYQAKSDGKKTWCYFAAHMNDQIQHRRQLENDLRQAIKNNEFVMHYQPRYHVDGKRIVSVEALLRWQHPVQGLLSPDAFIPLAEQTDLIVPLGRWVLREACETALTWPGAMMVSVNLSPVQFARSDVIEDVREALIQSRLPASRLELEITENVMLIDVDGALATMNALKELGVRLNMDDFGTGYSSLGYLRTYPFDGIKIDKRFISSMSSGSNDRAVVQAIINLGKAMGLTVTAEGVETLEQLDFLISDQCHEVQGFYLSRPVDRYALLPLLNASQKDFAQQGAHL, encoded by the coding sequence ATGGATTTATCTGCCGTTACCACCGCTGCACCTGTGCGCCATACCCCGATTACCCGCAACCTGATTTTCATCGTCGGTCTGCTGTTTGTGGTTGGGGTGCTGATCGCGTTGGTCGCCCTGTTCAGTATTGCCGGGCGGCTCGATGCCGAGGACCTGGCCAAGACCACCTTCTATACCCAACGCGCGCTGGAAAACCGCATCACCGCCACGAAAAACTACATCGCCAGTTATGCCAACTGGACGTCGGCTTATGACCACCTGAACGGCGAGGTCGATGTGCAGTGGGCCTACGTCGAGCAGAATGTGGGTAAAACCCTGTTCACCATGGACCACTACGAAGGTGTTTTCGTGGTCGATGTTCAGCGAACAAAATACGCCGTGGTGCGTGGCCTTCAGGTGCAGGGAGAGGCCACGGCTTACCTGTCGACATCAATGGCAACGCTCATTGACGAGGTTCAGAATCAGGAGAGCCTCATCAAACCCGTCAGCCGCTACACCTTGTTCGAGGGCAAGCCCGCGCTGCTGTCTGCCGCTGCGATTGTGCCTAATGACGAACGCCCGGCGGTCGATCCCAAAAGCACTTCGGTGCTTATATACGTCGACCAGCTGAACCCAGAAAAGCTCAGCACCTTGAGCGCCGATTACGGTTTGCACGACTTGAGCTTGGCGCCTGACAACGCCATCGCTCCCGGTCAACCCGCCATTGCCCTCGCTGGCACCGGTTATAGTCTGGTCCCCCGACTCGAGCGACCGGGTCATCAATTGCTCTGGTCGCTGTTGCCGCCACTGGGCGGGGCGCTGCTGATTCTGGCGTTGTTGACCGCTTACTTCTTTCGCTATGTCCTGCGCACGTCCGGTCATGTGGATGCCAGTTACACCAGTCTCGATTTGTCGAACCAGGCGCTGGAGGCCAGTGAAGAGCGTTTCCGTGCGGTGGCCGAAGCTGCGTCCGACTGGATCTGGGAGATCGACGACCAGCATTGCATCACGTATCTTTCGGGGCGCTTCAGCACCGTCACCGGGTTCTCCGATCAGCAATGGCTGGGGCAGAACATCGGGCAATTGCTCCTTTGCGATACAACGCCGTTATCACTGTGGCTGAACAAACTCGATGAAGAGCACGCCGTCAGCCACTTGCGGTGCTCTTACCGCGATCAGTCGGGGCAACAGCGGGTCTGCCGGGTGTCGGCACGGCCGATCCAGCGCAAGGGCGCGGTGCTGGGCTATCGCGGGACGGCCAGCGACATCACCGATGAAGTCGCCGCCCATGCGCAGATCCAGCACCTGTCGTTACACGACGCCCTGACCGGGCTGCCGAACCGCAACAAACTGGCGCGCTACCTCGAAGAGGCGCTGGCACTCAAAGAGCAGTCGGCAGCACTGACGCTGTTGATGATCGACCTGGATAATTTCAAGCCGATCAACGATTCCCTCGGCCACCCGGCCGGCGATGCGGTATTGCTGGAAGTTGCCACCCGTTTGCGCGAGTGCACGCGGGACATCGATCTGGTCGCCCGACTGGGTGGCGACGAGTTCGTGCTGGTGCTCCATAGCATGGACAGCCACGCGGAAATCGACCGGTTTTGCGAACGCTTGCTCGACAGCCTGCATCAGCCGATTCATTACGACCATCACACACTGCACATCAGCGCGAGCATCGGCGTCGCCTTGAGTCGGCGCCAGGGCCACATTGCGCAGGAGCTGATTCGTTGTGCCGATATCGCGTTGTATCAGGCCAAGTCTGATGGCAAGAAAACCTGGTGCTATTTTGCCGCGCACATGAACGATCAGATCCAGCATCGCCGGCAACTGGAAAACGATCTGCGTCAGGCGATCAAGAACAACGAATTCGTGATGCATTACCAGCCGCGTTATCACGTCGATGGCAAGCGCATCGTCTCGGTCGAAGCGCTGCTGCGCTGGCAGCATCCAGTGCAAGGCTTGTTGAGCCCCGATGCGTTTATCCCGTTGGCCGAGCAAACCGATCTGATCGTGCCATTGGGTCGCTGGGTGCTGCGCGAGGCCTGCGAGACGGCACTGACCTGGCCGGGGGCGATGATGGTGTCGGTCAACCTGTCGCCGGTGCAGTTTGCCCGTAGCGATGTGATCGAGGATGTCCGGGAGGCGTTGATCCAGAGCCGATTGCCCGCCAGTCGACTGGAATTGGAGATCACTGAAAACGTGATGCTCATCGACGTCGATGGCGCCTTGGCGACCATGAATGCACTCAAGGAGTTGGGCGTGCGCCTGAACATGGACGACTTTGGCACTGGTTATTCTTCGCTGGGTTATTTGCGCACGTATCCGTTCGACGGGATCAAGATAGACAAGCGCTTTATTTCGTCCATGAGCAGCGGCAGCAATGATCGCGCCGTGGTTCAGGCGATCATCAACCTGGGCAAGGCCATGGGCCTGACGGTGACGGCTGAGGGGGTTGAGACGCTGGAGCAACTGGACTTCCTGATCTCTGATCAGTGCCATGAAGTGCAGGGGTTTTACCTCAGTCGTCCGGTGGACAGGTATGCGCTGCTGCCGTTGCTCAACGCCTCGCAGAAAGACTTTGCGCAGCAGGGCGCGCACCTTTAG
- a CDS encoding GGDEF domain-containing protein: protein MPIPLHDSHPAPGGALKRLPLLKAAVLFIAAVCLCLCGLLYLQLEQSRRHDLALAEVSSSNLTRAMAQHAEDTFMKADLVLASLVDWIQAEGFDAAQTPRLQKTFARRVQVLHQLHGIFLFDKRGQWVVTSFEDLPHGAGVADREYFRFHQQNISTLAHIGPAIRSRENGEWIIPVSRRVNDQNGHFQGVLLAGIKMSYFDQFFKSFSLDDNGAMFLALTDGTLLARRPFVESQIGTSLAQGEIFQKLLPNAISGNAMINSVVDGIPRLYGYRQLDAYPVVVAAASSRDAILKGWYDTAIQSGVIVALVVLGVGLFGWVFIYQVRAGERVEADLRKAQKTLELIATHDSLTGLANRRLFERALETEFGRGARRSSPLSLIMLDIDYFKRYNDTYGHVAGDHCLAEVARAVKSCCHRQADLAVRYGGEEFAVLLPDTDIHGALTIAEQIRRSVMDKNITHSGSPTGYLTVSLGCYSFVPTVHDSTEMLIKRADAALYQAKHSGRNRSAVLSMEGGVEALIRSDR from the coding sequence TTGCCTATCCCTCTTCACGACTCGCACCCCGCGCCCGGCGGTGCCTTGAAACGGCTGCCTTTGCTCAAGGCTGCGGTGCTGTTTATTGCAGCGGTTTGCCTTTGTCTCTGCGGGCTGCTTTACCTGCAACTGGAGCAGTCGCGTCGACACGACCTGGCGTTGGCCGAGGTGTCGTCGTCGAACCTGACCCGGGCCATGGCGCAGCACGCCGAAGACACGTTCATGAAGGCTGATCTGGTACTGGCCAGTCTGGTGGACTGGATACAGGCTGAAGGTTTCGACGCTGCCCAGACGCCACGCTTGCAGAAAACCTTCGCGCGGCGGGTGCAGGTGCTGCATCAGTTGCACGGGATATTTCTGTTCGACAAGCGAGGGCAATGGGTCGTGACGTCATTCGAGGATCTACCCCACGGGGCGGGTGTGGCGGATCGCGAGTATTTCAGGTTTCACCAGCAAAACATCTCAACCCTGGCGCACATCGGCCCGGCAATTCGCAGTCGGGAAAATGGCGAGTGGATCATTCCGGTTTCCAGGCGGGTAAACGATCAGAACGGTCATTTCCAGGGGGTGCTGCTGGCCGGGATCAAGATGTCGTACTTCGATCAGTTCTTCAAAAGCTTCAGCCTCGACGACAACGGCGCGATGTTCTTGGCATTGACCGATGGAACACTGCTGGCGCGACGGCCGTTTGTGGAGTCGCAGATCGGCACGTCGTTGGCTCAGGGCGAGATCTTTCAGAAACTCTTGCCCAACGCCATATCGGGTAACGCCATGATCAACTCAGTGGTCGATGGCATCCCTCGGTTGTATGGCTACCGTCAGCTCGATGCCTATCCGGTGGTGGTCGCGGCGGCGTCGTCCAGGGACGCCATCCTCAAGGGCTGGTACGACACGGCGATTCAATCCGGCGTGATCGTCGCCCTGGTTGTTTTGGGCGTTGGCTTGTTTGGTTGGGTGTTCATTTATCAGGTGCGCGCGGGCGAGCGCGTCGAGGCGGATTTGCGCAAGGCGCAGAAAACCCTGGAGTTGATCGCGACCCACGACAGCCTGACCGGGTTGGCCAACCGCCGCTTGTTCGAACGGGCGCTGGAGACAGAGTTCGGGCGTGGTGCCCGGCGGTCGAGCCCGCTGAGCCTGATCATGCTCGATATCGATTACTTCAAGCGCTACAACGACACGTACGGTCATGTGGCCGGGGACCATTGCCTGGCCGAAGTGGCGCGGGCAGTCAAGAGTTGCTGTCACCGCCAGGCCGATCTGGCGGTGCGCTACGGCGGTGAAGAGTTCGCGGTGTTGCTGCCGGACACCGATATTCATGGAGCACTGACGATCGCCGAGCAAATCCGCCGCAGCGTCATGGACAAAAACATCACCCACAGCGGTTCGCCCACGGGCTATCTGACGGTCAGTCTTGGCTGTTATTCGTTTGTACCGACGGTGCACGACAGCACCGAAATGTTGATCAAGCGTGCGGATGCGGCGCTGTACCAGGCCAAGCACTCAGGGCGCAACCGCTCGGCAGTGTTGTCGATGGAAGGGGGCGTCGAGGCGCTGATACGTTCGGATCGATGA
- a CDS encoding copper resistance system multicopper oxidase, translating to MHSNTSRRTFVKGLAAGGVLAGLGLWRTPVWAVTSPGEPNVPAGTEFDLFIGETAVNITGNPRTAMTINGGIPGPLLRWREGDTVTLRVKNKLKDSTSIHWHGILLPANMDGVPGLSFHGIEPNGMYVYQFKVRQNGTYWYHSHSGFQEQSGVYGPLVIDAKDPEPFQYDRDYVVMLTDWTDEDAVGLMKKLKKQSDYYNYNKRTVGDFIHDVSEKGWGSTVADRKMWAEMKMNPTDLADVSGATYTYLMNGQAPNMNWTGVFRPGEKLRLRFINGSSMTYFDVRIPGLKMTVVAADGQHVKPVSVDEFRIAVAETFDVIVEPTQDAYTLFAQSMDRTGYARGTLAVKAGLSAPIPLLDPRPLLTMDDMGMGGMDHGSKGGDMAGMDHGAMQGMDGGDMQGMDSMAGMDHSSMAMGGMAGMAGMQSHPDTEKDNPLVDMQAMSTTPKLDDPGIGLRNNGRRVLTYSDLRSTFEDPDGREPGRTIELHLTGHMEKFAWSFNGVKFSDAEPVRLKYGERVRVVLVNDTMMTHPIHLHGMWSDLEDENGQFMVRKHTIDMPPGSKRSYRVTADALGRWAYHCHLLYHMEMGMFREVRVEE from the coding sequence ATGCATTCCAACACCTCAAGACGCACCTTCGTGAAGGGCCTGGCCGCTGGCGGGGTCCTGGCTGGCCTTGGTCTGTGGCGCACGCCGGTCTGGGCGGTCACCAGCCCCGGCGAACCGAATGTGCCGGCCGGTACTGAGTTTGACCTGTTCATCGGCGAAACCGCGGTCAACATCACCGGTAACCCTCGAACGGCGATGACCATCAACGGCGGCATTCCCGGCCCCCTGCTGCGCTGGCGTGAAGGCGACACCGTCACGCTACGGGTGAAAAACAAACTCAAGGACAGCACCTCCATTCACTGGCACGGCATTTTGCTGCCGGCCAACATGGACGGCGTGCCAGGCCTGAGCTTTCACGGCATCGAGCCGAACGGGATGTATGTCTACCAGTTCAAAGTCCGGCAGAACGGCACTTACTGGTACCACAGCCATTCGGGCTTTCAGGAGCAGTCCGGGGTTTATGGGCCGCTGGTGATCGATGCCAAGGACCCGGAGCCTTTCCAGTACGACCGCGATTACGTGGTGATGCTCACCGACTGGACCGACGAAGACGCCGTCGGCCTGATGAAAAAACTCAAGAAACAATCGGACTACTACAACTACAACAAACGCACCGTGGGCGATTTCATCCACGACGTCAGCGAGAAAGGCTGGGGCTCGACGGTGGCCGATCGCAAGATGTGGGCCGAGATGAAGATGAACCCTACCGATCTGGCCGACGTCAGCGGCGCCACTTACACCTACTTGATGAACGGCCAGGCGCCGAACATGAACTGGACGGGCGTATTCCGCCCCGGCGAAAAGCTGCGCCTGCGTTTTATCAACGGCTCGTCCATGACCTACTTCGACGTGCGCATCCCGGGCTTGAAAATGACCGTAGTCGCGGCCGATGGCCAACACGTCAAACCGGTGAGCGTCGACGAGTTCCGCATCGCAGTGGCGGAGACGTTCGATGTGATTGTCGAGCCGACCCAGGACGCCTACACCCTGTTCGCCCAGTCGATGGATCGAACAGGTTATGCCCGCGGCACCCTGGCGGTGAAGGCCGGGTTGTCGGCACCGATTCCACTGCTGGATCCACGGCCGCTGCTGACCATGGATGACATGGGCATGGGCGGCATGGATCACGGCAGCAAGGGCGGTGACATGGCGGGGATGGACCACGGTGCCATGCAAGGCATGGACGGCGGCGACATGCAGGGCATGGACAGCATGGCTGGGATGGATCACAGCAGCATGGCCATGGGTGGCATGGCCGGAATGGCCGGGATGCAATCCCATCCCGACACGGAAAAAGACAACCCGCTGGTGGACATGCAAGCCATGAGCACCACGCCAAAACTCGACGACCCGGGGATCGGCCTGCGCAACAACGGCCGCCGTGTGCTGACCTACTCCGACCTGCGCAGCACCTTCGAAGACCCGGACGGCCGCGAGCCCGGTCGTACCATCGAGCTGCACCTGACCGGCCACATGGAGAAGTTCGCCTGGTCGTTCAACGGCGTGAAGTTCTCCGACGCCGAACCCGTGCGGCTCAAGTACGGCGAGCGGGTTCGGGTGGTGTTGGTGAACGACACGATGATGACCCACCCCATTCATTTGCACGGTATGTGGAGCGACCTCGAAGACGAGAACGGCCAGTTCATGGTGCGCAAACACACCATCGACATGCCGCCGGGATCAAAGCGCAGCTATCGGGTCACCGCCGACGCGCTAGGCCGCTGGGCCTATCACTGCCATCTCCTGTACCACATGGAAATGGGCATGTTC
- the xth gene encoding exodeoxyribonuclease III, with protein sequence MNNLKIATFNVNGMRARLPNLLAWLAREQPDIACLQELKSADGAFPAAELEAAGYGAIWQGQMSWNGVAILARDAQPLESRRGLPGNDSDTHSRYIEAAVHGVLVGCLYLPNGNPQPGPKFHYKLAWFERLISYAKDLQSSDHPVVLAGDYNVVPTDMDIYNPRSWLKDALLQPESRACYQRLLDQGWTDSLRHLYPEERIYTFWDYFRQHWQKNSGLRIDHLLLNQAASPYLQEAGVDAWVRNEPHASDHAPTWIRLGSRKRR encoded by the coding sequence ATGAACAACCTGAAAATCGCCACCTTCAACGTCAATGGCATGCGCGCACGCCTGCCGAATCTACTGGCGTGGCTGGCGCGGGAGCAGCCAGACATCGCCTGCCTACAGGAGCTCAAATCGGCGGACGGGGCATTCCCTGCCGCGGAGCTGGAGGCGGCTGGTTATGGCGCGATCTGGCAGGGCCAGATGTCGTGGAACGGGGTGGCAATTCTTGCGCGCGATGCGCAACCGCTGGAGAGCCGGCGCGGTTTGCCGGGCAATGATAGCGACACCCATAGCCGCTACATCGAAGCGGCGGTGCACGGGGTGCTGGTGGGCTGTCTGTACCTGCCCAACGGCAACCCGCAGCCGGGGCCGAAGTTCCATTACAAGCTGGCGTGGTTTGAACGTCTGATCTCGTACGCCAAGGACCTTCAAAGCAGCGACCATCCGGTGGTGCTGGCCGGCGACTACAACGTGGTGCCCACCGATATGGACATCTACAACCCACGCTCCTGGCTCAAGGACGCGCTGCTGCAACCCGAGAGTCGTGCGTGTTATCAGCGTCTGCTGGATCAGGGCTGGACCGATTCCCTGCGTCATCTGTACCCGGAGGAGCGGATTTACACCTTTTGGGACTACTTCCGCCAGCACTGGCAAAAAAACTCGGGACTGCGCATCGATCATCTGCTGCTTAACCAGGCCGCGAGTCCTTACCTGCAAGAGGCTGGCGTCGATGCCTGGGTTCGCAACGAACCTCATGCCAGCGATCACGCGCCGACGTGGATTCGATTGGGTTCGCGCAAACGGCGATAG
- a CDS encoding murein L,D-transpeptidase → MTQLTRLFVISRMFFMGFLISGTAIGQTSPIEPVSSVSVAAEAAPGDYVGQAIQAELAPLSSAFPPLLTSPGHQRVDVNRVVLDFYSHRGYRAAWTNDDDVAQLVKSLGDTQADGLNPADFRITELAEARALMQTTTPTPGQRAAFDISATQTFITALLQLRRGKVDPARLDIHWNFDPVGVDPREDVNKFFAALDSHDIARAFAQAPPQEAVYSTLRQGLAQLRKVRDRGGWPKIPAGQTLRPGMDDASVALLRARLAAGGYLATQVTARTDYDDAVTAAVKKYQTEQYLGADGVAGPATLAELNVSVEARIDQVRVNMERARWLLYKLQGTFVVVDIAGYKVAFYRDGKPIWRSRVQVGKPFRSTPIFQSAITYVTFNPTWTVPPTILLKDMLPKIRDNPGYLEASRIRVIDRDGNVLDPSTVDWDNPRGLTLRQDAGSDNSLGQVVIRFPNDYSIYLHDTPHRELFAKSNRATSSGCIRVENPLQLVELLFNDPVHWNSEGIQKQLANGKTENITLPVKVPVLLAYWTVDLSLDGRVTFKPDVYGYDSPVLQALNRPSERPALDGRRAAPPSVAAEQSTL, encoded by the coding sequence ATGACGCAATTAACAAGGTTATTCGTCATAAGCCGCATGTTTTTTATGGGCTTTCTGATAAGCGGCACGGCGATCGGACAAACTTCGCCGATTGAGCCGGTATCTTCCGTCAGCGTTGCGGCTGAAGCGGCACCCGGCGATTATGTCGGCCAAGCGATTCAGGCGGAATTGGCGCCATTGAGTTCGGCGTTTCCGCCGCTGCTCACGTCGCCGGGCCATCAACGTGTTGATGTGAACCGAGTGGTGCTGGATTTTTATAGCCATCGTGGCTATCGGGCCGCCTGGACGAACGATGACGATGTTGCCCAGTTGGTGAAAAGCCTGGGCGACACCCAGGCCGATGGCTTGAACCCCGCGGATTTCCGGATCACCGAGTTGGCCGAGGCCCGCGCGTTGATGCAGACAACCACCCCAACCCCCGGGCAACGGGCAGCGTTTGATATCTCCGCCACCCAGACGTTCATCACGGCGCTGCTGCAGTTGCGACGCGGCAAGGTCGACCCTGCGCGGCTGGACATCCACTGGAACTTCGACCCCGTTGGCGTCGATCCTCGGGAGGACGTCAATAAGTTTTTCGCCGCCCTCGACAGCCATGACATCGCGCGCGCCTTTGCCCAGGCACCGCCCCAGGAAGCGGTTTACAGCACGTTGCGCCAGGGCCTGGCGCAACTGCGCAAGGTTCGTGATCGGGGCGGCTGGCCAAAGATCCCGGCAGGGCAGACGCTCAGGCCCGGCATGGACGACGCCTCGGTCGCGCTATTGCGAGCCCGCCTGGCGGCGGGCGGTTATCTCGCCACGCAAGTGACTGCTCGCACCGACTACGACGACGCCGTCACCGCGGCGGTGAAGAAGTATCAGACCGAGCAATACCTTGGGGCGGACGGTGTAGCGGGGCCGGCGACACTCGCGGAACTGAATGTGTCAGTCGAGGCGCGAATCGATCAGGTGCGGGTGAACATGGAGCGGGCGCGGTGGCTGCTGTACAAACTTCAGGGCACCTTCGTCGTGGTTGATATCGCCGGGTATAAGGTCGCGTTCTATCGCGATGGCAAACCGATCTGGCGCTCACGGGTGCAGGTCGGCAAGCCGTTTCGCAGCACGCCGATTTTTCAATCCGCGATCACTTACGTCACCTTCAACCCCACCTGGACCGTGCCGCCGACGATTCTGCTCAAGGACATGCTGCCGAAAATTCGTGACAATCCTGGCTACCTCGAGGCAAGCCGGATTCGCGTGATCGATCGAGACGGCAATGTGCTCGATCCCTCGACTGTCGATTGGGACAACCCGCGCGGCCTTACCCTGCGTCAGGATGCCGGGTCGGATAACTCGCTGGGGCAGGTGGTGATTCGTTTTCCCAATGACTATTCGATTTATCTGCATGACACGCCGCATCGAGAGTTGTTCGCCAAATCCAATCGCGCGACCAGCTCCGGCTGTATTCGGGTAGAGAACCCACTGCAATTGGTGGAGCTTTTATTCAACGATCCGGTTCACTGGAACAGCGAAGGGATTCAAAAGCAGTTAGCCAACGGCAAGACAGAGAACATCACTCTCCCGGTGAAAGTGCCGGTGCTGTTGGCCTACTGGACGGTGGACCTGAGTCTTGACGGGCGCGTGACATTCAAGCCCGATGTGTATGGCTATGATTCCCCGGTGTTGCAAGCGTTGAATCGGCCTTCAGAGCGGCCGGCACTGGACGGGAGGCGAGCGGCGCCTCCCTCGGTGGCGGCGGAGCAGAGCACGTTGTAG